The following are from one region of the Quercus robur chromosome 1, dhQueRobu3.1, whole genome shotgun sequence genome:
- the LOC126727113 gene encoding uncharacterized protein LOC126727113 isoform X1: MSEGLKYDDVVEGKGPIAEKGSTVQVHFDCMYRGITAVSSRESKLLAGNRSIAQPYEFKVAAPPGKERKRDLADNPNGLFSAQAAPKPPAAMYSITEGMKLGGKRTVIIPPEAGYGQKGMNEIPVAEMEAILQQHNNTMPSRDVLVSLADKFSESPDRKGKITVQMKQVWNWFQNRRYAIRAKLSKAPGKLNVSPMPRDDSTPVRNVPQSISAPLPAPSVFQSSNFCKLCDKGERLNGKNLELPEGSERREYIIGDLGYSLLPYLIVPYEGKELPESRAEFNRRHHATQMVAHRALARFKDVENYSRSDVEARQT, from the exons ATGT CTGAGGGATTAAAATACGATGATGTTGTTGAGGGAAAGGGTCCTATAGCTGAAAAAGGATCAACAGTTCAG GTGCACTTTGACTGCATGTACCGTGGGATTACAGCTGTGTCAAGTCGAGAATCTAAACTCTTGGCTGGAAATCGTAGTATTGCCCAG CCATATGAATTTAAAGTTGCAGCTCCTCCAGGCAAAGAAAGGAAACGTGACCTTGCAGACAACCCAAATGGTCTGTTTTCTGCACAGGCTGCACCTAAACCCCCAGCAGCTATGTACTCAATAACTGAAGGGATGAAATTAGGGGGAAAG CGAACTGTGATTATTCCTCCAGAGGCTGGGTATGGCCAAAAGGGAATGAATGAAATCCCA GTTGCAGAGATGGAAGCTATTTTGCAACAACACAATAATACGATGCCATCACGTGATGTCCTTGTGTCACTTGCAGATAAGTTCAG TGAGTCACCGGATCGTAAAGGCAAGATTACAGTTCAAATGAAGCAA GTTTGGAATTGGTTCCAAAATAGGCGATATGCTATAAGGGCAAAACTAAGTAAAGCTCCTGGGAAGTTAAATGTGTCTCCTATGCCTCGGGATGATTCAACTCCAGTGAGAAATGTGCCTCAGTCAATTTCTGCCCCTCTACCGGCTCCTTCAG TGTTTCAGAGTTCAAACTTCTGCAAACTATGTGATAAAGGAGAGAGGTTGAATGGGAAAAATTTAGAGCTCCCCGAAGGATCAGAAAGAAGGGAATACATAATCGGGGATTTAGGCTATTCTTTACTTCCCTATCTTATCGTCCCCTATGAAGGGAAAGAACTCCCTGAGTCAAGAGCTGAATTCAATAGGCGGCATCATGCCACTCAGATGGTGGCGCACAGGGCATTGGCAAGATTCAAAGACGTGGAGAATTATTCAAGGAGTGATGTGGAGGCCCGACAAACATAG
- the LOC126727113 gene encoding peptidyl-prolyl cis-trans isomerase FKBP18, chloroplastic-like isoform X2 has translation MSEGLKYDDVVEGKGPIAEKGSTVQVHFDCMYRGITAVSSRESKLLAGNRSIAQPYEFKVAAPPGKERKRDLADNPNGLFSAQAAPKPPAAMYSITEGMKLGGKRTVIIPPEAGYGQKGMNEIPVAEMEAILQQHNNTMPSRDVLVSLADKFSESPDRKGKITVQMKQVWNWFQNRRYAIRAKLSKAPGKLNVSPMPRDDSTPVRNVPQSISAPLPAPSEFKLLQTM, from the exons ATGT CTGAGGGATTAAAATACGATGATGTTGTTGAGGGAAAGGGTCCTATAGCTGAAAAAGGATCAACAGTTCAG GTGCACTTTGACTGCATGTACCGTGGGATTACAGCTGTGTCAAGTCGAGAATCTAAACTCTTGGCTGGAAATCGTAGTATTGCCCAG CCATATGAATTTAAAGTTGCAGCTCCTCCAGGCAAAGAAAGGAAACGTGACCTTGCAGACAACCCAAATGGTCTGTTTTCTGCACAGGCTGCACCTAAACCCCCAGCAGCTATGTACTCAATAACTGAAGGGATGAAATTAGGGGGAAAG CGAACTGTGATTATTCCTCCAGAGGCTGGGTATGGCCAAAAGGGAATGAATGAAATCCCA GTTGCAGAGATGGAAGCTATTTTGCAACAACACAATAATACGATGCCATCACGTGATGTCCTTGTGTCACTTGCAGATAAGTTCAG TGAGTCACCGGATCGTAAAGGCAAGATTACAGTTCAAATGAAGCAA GTTTGGAATTGGTTCCAAAATAGGCGATATGCTATAAGGGCAAAACTAAGTAAAGCTCCTGGGAAGTTAAATGTGTCTCCTATGCCTCGGGATGATTCAACTCCAGTGAGAAATGTGCCTCAGTCAATTTCTGCCCCTCTACCGGCTCCTTCAG AGTTCAAACTTCTGCAAACTATGTGA